DNA from Colletotrichum higginsianum IMI 349063 chromosome 7 map unlocalized unitig_7, whole genome shotgun sequence:
CGATGTTGCCGCTTGCGAGGTGGCTGACGCGGCAGGAGTTCCGGGAGCGTTACGtggacgacaagaagcaTTTGGACTTGCTTTTCTACTAAAAGGGGGTGCGAGAAGAGGTTGgggaggcaaggaggagggatcCCTCAcaggaagacgatgagggGAGCCTGTGGACGTGTGTCAGGGTGACTGGAGGCATATGGCTGTACACATATCTCAGCACACTGCGGCACTCAAGGTCGCGATTTAGATGGCAACGCAGTGCCCATGAATGATTCGATGGAGCATCAGCGGCCATGCTAGTAGCGGCCGGCCGTCTAATAGAAGGCTCGGTTAGCAGCCAGGACAAATCGGAATATAAAGCGAGAGACACTTCCATTTGAAGATGTTACATCTCTCGTCTTGTTCATGTACCCACCCTGCCACCCTACAAAGcctttgttttgttttttttaCTCTCACGGTTGAAACACTGACGTCTGTCATGCTCTTGGCGCTGCGGTGGGCCATTCGTCGGTGATGAGTGAGCGTATGCTTGATGCGCCTTGAATACGGACGAGCTCGTTGGCTCGATTTGCTTACTCGGGATCTACGAAGATTTTATTCATTGTCGGGTGGAGGTGTCCCGGATGGCACCCCTCTCACCGTAGAAGGCATGAAGGGAGTGTGCTACACACTCACGGGAGAGGGTGCCTCATGCGTCAACTGAGTTCGGATGAATGTCGGCAGCGAGGTGGTGTTGATTCGATGTACATCATAACCCCCCTGACATCGATACGGCGAGCAGAGTTGACAGTTCTGGAATACGTCGTAGGACAGAGTCTCGAAGGCAGGGATTTGCATGCTCGGGGCTGAGCCGGCTCGGTTGGGTGATGTTTGAGCCAAGtgttcttcttttcttcttttgcgATGACCCGTCACTCTAAATCGAGTCTGGACGAACCGGGGGGTGGTGTGCGCCCGCGCGTGAGAAGTGCCGACACAACGATGCAACGAAGAACCGAAGGGGAGAGGTCTATGACCAGGGATCCCATAGCCAGTGGAGACGGCATTTGGGAGGATGATGGAAAACGTAGGAGGGAAGAACTAAAATGGATTCGAGATCTATGGTCGCACTATCTCAGGAGACGAAGGGTTTTGTGGGCGGTGGGAGATCACAGGGCAGTCATGATACACTTTGTCCAagatcgacgtcgagggGATGGTTTTGGGATGACGAGATGGGGGTTCTGTCGGAGTTTGCAATGTtcggagatggaggagaaggatggACATCGTAACTGGGTCGGTAGTTGAGTTCTTCTCCGGTGGGTGGACATGTAATTGGAAATGGGACATGAGCTGGAGCAGGATTCTAAAGCAAGACGCTTTCCCTGGCAGTCGTCTTCGTGGAAGCGTTTCCCAAAACTCTAGGCAACTCTCGGACGAGACCACGTCAACTGGCCATATTGCGTAGAGCAATGGCGATGGTCGATTGAAAAGAGTGAGAAAACAACCCCCCACGAGACAGGCCACCCCCGGGATTCGCGTCCCACTCGGGGCATCCGATTTCAATTAAACTGTGGCCGGGTGCGAAGGCGGCCGCGAACCTTAGCCCCTTCACTCTTTCTCCGGGGGCTTGATGCTGCCTGCTCGTTGCACCGCTGTCGTCTCCCTCGCGGCTGTGCCCTGTGCATTGGTTTGTCGTGATCTGCTGGATGAAGTGCTTCAGATTTTGGTTCTTGTTCCAACGGAGAAGGCAGGTGCACGACTCGGCCAGGGGCGTCCGGTTCCGGAGGCTGCGTGCATCTGCTGTCTatctctccccccctctgaAAGACACTCCCTCCCAGGGTTGGTTATGTCCTGTTCTTCAGCGGTGGCAGTGCTCGCTGTCAagtgagggggggggctagGCCCAAAGAGGACTACGTACCCGTTTTGTCGCTGGCTGCGTACCTAGTGATTAGCGGTTGGTGGGTTGGTAGTTAGTGATGCTGGTGAGATCTGTCTGGATTGATAAGTGGAAGGCCGAGTTTAGGGCGGTTCAGGGGCCTGCCCTGCTCCAGTTTATTCGTTTTAGCCCCGATTGTGGGGAGATAGTACGCTTCAGGGTGCGACTTCTCCAGTAGGTACCTGATTAGTATCGCGAGTAACGATGCTGTCGTCTGTCCTTACGTGTCGACCGGCGCGCCTACCTACTGGAGATACATGGCAGCATTCGTCATCCCAGAGCAAATACGATGGTGCAAGCTGTCTTTACCTAGTGTCTTGAGAGTTGctctcctctccctttcCTAACCCCCTCTGCATTCGCATCGCCAAACAAAAACCATCTAGATACGAGAATAGTTCATCGCAACAGCATATCCCGCTTCGTTGATGTATCCAGATGCCTGGCTGCGCCATACACACGACGCGGCCCGCCTTCGCCTGATCTCTCTCCTCTGAGTGTCTGTACGCTAAGACCACGGCACAGTAGTTTCGTCCCAATATCCCGAGACATTGCATTGTGAAATTCCACCCGCCTTCCAGATCAACTCTtttgctttttttcttctttctctgtctctctatctgttctttttcttgcttCCTTCTGCGCATCCCAGCACAACACCGTCTCGCCAACTTACCTCGACGCTACCAACGGTCCTCTCCACGGTACACCCTGACGTACGTGCCTGGGTAGTACCACAACTCTCTGGGTGTCAGGCCAGCTGTCGCGGTCGCCGTCCCACGTTGTTCCGTCCTCCGTGTGCTCCCCAGTCGGTCACCAGCAGCTCCTGGCCATGCACGACAGAGAATAGATACCTTGACCTTGCCTCTTTGTACCAGCACACCACCACTGCCACTACAACATCCGCTGCCACGTCCACCACCATCTCGCGCCCATCCGTCAACACTACTTCCAAGGCCACATTTCCCATTCGTGTCCGCTCGATACCCATCACTCGCTTCTTCCCCGTCCGACCCGTCACATTGGACGACCCATCCTCCCACGAACCCATTCACGCCATTGTCGACCTTCTCTCTCGCATGAATCTTCCCCGTTTCACCCCCTGCCTATCCTCCACCTAACCACGCACCCCCCTCCAGCTCACTCCAACTGGCAACCTCATCGACGACCACCACCGCCCGCACTGTCCGGGAATCTGCCTTCCATACGAGAAGCTCACGCCCTCGCCTCGAAACGACGCCTGTCCTGGCTATTGGCTTCCCTGGCCCATCCCGTCCCTGAAAGTAGCCTGCCGCCACCTGAGGCAGAGCCGCCATCTCGTCTTACCCGACGGCTCCAGTCGCGCCGAGTTGCTTGACTCCCCCCGACCTCTCAAAATGGCCGACCTCCGCTCCCCCTCCGACGAcaacctcccctcccacaACGAACAGCAGCGCGATAGGACGAACAGCATGTCGCTAGGAATCACGGATACTgcatcagctcctcctcaGAATGGAGGAGCTACTGCACccaacggcgccgcccccgccggtGCCGAGACAACGTCGGCGCCCGCTGCCGACGTCTCGCGCCAGGTCCAGGATGTGCTATCATCAGATGTGAGGTCGTCGCCTGCTTGCTCCGGCCTTCCCGAACGCTGACCATTGTCCAGATCGGAGTCGCAACCATGCTGAACCAGCTCAAGGCGAGCATTGCCTCCGCAAAGGTGAGCTACCAGTGTCCGATGCGCATGCAACCGCAGctgcttacaggaccctTAGGAattcgccctcttcctcaaGAAGCGATCGCACATCGAAGAAAGCCATGCCTCCTCCCTTAAGAAGTTGTCCCGCATAAGCCAGGAGACGATGCACCAGCCCGACCACCGACAGGGCACCTTCGCCCAGGCCTATAGCGAAATGATGTACATCCACGAGCGCATGGCCGAGAACGGCACCCAGTTCGCCCAGTCTCTGCAGCAGATGCACGATGACCTTCttgagctcgccgccgttgcaGAGCGCAGCAGGAAGGGGTGGAAGGCTaacggcctggccgccgagcacAGGGTGTCGGACCTGGAGGCCGCCATGCGCAAATCCAAGGCCAAGTACGACAGTCTGGCAGAGGAGTACGACCGCGCGCGCACAGGCGACACCAGCAGGAACAGCGGCAAGATGTTCAGCCTCAAGTCCAAGTCAGGCCCACAGCATGAGGAGGATCTTTTGCGCAAGGCACAGGCGGCCGACCAAGACTACCAAGCCAAGGTGCAGACACTGCAGAGCGAGAAGGCCGAGTTGATTgcgaggacaaggccagAGGCCATTTCTGCGCTCCAGGATCTGATTAAGGAGACGGATTCGGCCCTGGCGCTGCAAATGCAGAAGTTTGGTAAGGTCGATTGCGGTCTTGCGAGTCTCTCAAAGCTAACAGCACACCCCACTAGCCTCTTTCAACGAAAAGCTGCTCTTGAGTAACGGCCTTAGTATCAGCCCGATCAAAGGACAGAGTTCCGGAGGTCCGCGCAGTCTGCGCGAGGCTGTCATGGCGATCAACAACGAAAAGGACCTCCACGATTACCTGACCTCGCACCACTCCAAAGTCGCTAACAACAACGGCGAGGTCAAGTACGAGAAGAACCCGATCTTGGCCACGGCCCGCCACCCAGCCATGGGCCACCAGCCCAACCCATCAGTCTCGAATGTGCCACAGATGACGCCATCCGGACcaagccagcagcagcagcagcagcagcagcaacgagAGATGCcgcctcctgctcggccGAGCGGCCCACCGCAGCCCGCCGAATCTCCACGGGATTTCGTGCCGCCGAACATGCCCGCAGCGCAACAACAACGGCCTTCGTctcagcagcaacatcaacagCCGCTCCCTCCCCAGACGCAACAGCACGGCCGCAGCTTCAGCACCAACAACATGCTGAATCAACCTAGCCAGCAACAGCAGTTCCAGTCGAACCGCAACTCGGGTGTGATGACGTCGAGGTATAACGGAAGCATATCTTCGCAGGGACCGCCGCAACTTGGGGCTTTGCCCTTCCAGACATCACAGTCGCCTCCAccacagcaacagcagcagcaaccgccgccgccgccgccgccgcagcagcagcagcagcagcagcaaagcCAATACCAGCCGCCTCAGCAGCTACGTCAGAACAATCCGGCGCAGCAGTATCCTCCGCAGGGCCCCCCTCCAGGGGCTGGAGGATTCCCCCCGCATCACAGCAGACAATCTCCTCCCGTCGGTCCTCCGGGACCGTCCTCCAACGCCGCGAGGCCCGTATTCGGGCTGAGTCTGACTCGCTTGTATGAGCGAGACAGCTTGCCCGTGCCTATGGTCGTCTATCAGTGTATCCAGGCAGTGGACCTCTACGGACTTGGTGTCGAGGGTATCTATCGACAGTCTGGCTCGCTGACGCACATCAATAAGCTCAAGACCATGTTTGACACGGACTCGAGCAATCCCCTGTTGGACTTCAGGAATCCCGAGAACTTTTATCACGACGTCAATAGTGTTACTGGCCTGTTGAAGCAGTTCCTGCGCGATCTCCCGAACCCCCTTCTTACCACGGAACACCATAGCGAGCTGATCGAGGCAGCTAGTGAGTTCTCCTTCCAGTGGCGCGCGAGCCTTGCTAACCCTTGCCAGAAATTGAGGACGACATCATCCGCCGAGACTCCCTTCACGCCATTATCAACAGCCTGCCCGACCCCAACTACGCCACCCTGCGCTCGCTGACTCTGCATCTCCACCGCGTCATGGAGAACTCCCACGTCAACCGCATGAACTCGCACAATCTGTCCGTCATCTTTGGCCCCACGGTCATGGGCACCGACCCGTCTACCAGCATTGCCGACGCCGGGTGGCAAATTAAGGTCGTCGACACGATCCTACAGAACACGTACGAGATTTTCGACGATGAGTAGCACTGCGGACAGTGCTTGCACTCGCATTAGCGTCATTGTTTCTACACAAGCATAGCGGTATCAGCGGATCTCCCGTCTCACTACTTTTCATGTCGGAGGGAGGGCCTGTACATTCAACTACCAGCGAGAGAGGAGTATCAAAAAGTACATAGATACCATGTGTCCCCAGCATATAATAGCTGCCCTGCGGCAGTGGATTTTGAAGCTATCATCAACCAGATTCGCCAAAATGCGGGTATTAGTTCCTGTCCCGATCGATCTTTAGGTTTCGGCAGAGCGAAAAGGGAGATCGAGGCGTTGGGGAGAGTGTGGTTTTGGGATAGTTCTTGTCTTATGCTTCATTTCAGGGATACCAGGTTCTACAGCAAAGCAAAGCACAGCACCGCGTCGCTCACAGCTTTTGTTGCCTAGTACGACGGTCTCTTTGGTCTATCCTCTGGGGCATAATGCGACTGGTCGTATTTCTGTGGCGTTGGCAGAGGATACGGTAGTAAAAGAGAGGCTTTACTTCACATAAATGTCCTATGGTTATGCTTACATGCATGTGTTGATGTTTATGTTGCAAAGCTTCTGACCAATGACTGAACTCAGGTAGACGCACACTACTTGGCCTCTGCACCAAACGACCAGATCACTTTCTTCGAGGTCAGTCCCTAAAACATAACTTCTGTTATAAGTCTTCGTCGACCAGGTCTAATCGCTACCAACTGAattcccatcaagaacaTGTGTCGGCCAGCTTTTGGTTTGTGGCCCTTTCGAGATACTGCTAGTGGGCTTTCAAAAGCTCCAGAGCTGATACGATGAAGGGGACGCTGCCCAGAACGTTACTCGTTACTGTGGCGTCTACAGTCGCCTCTGTTTATGGAAATCATTGTTGTCCATCCCCGATTTGTTGATATCGTCCGTCAGTTTCAGCACCTCACCTGTCTAACGTCCTCCTTCTGTCCGTGAATATTGCGTATATGTTGTGGGAAGAACAGTATAGACCGTAGAGCGGGAGTTTCACTAGGCTCCAACCGAGCAATCGACGTCTATGCTTCCTTTCACTCCTCGAAGTGACTGTGTGCTTTCTGGGAGCTAAAACTAACCTGATACATGATGGAAGCTGATTGCAATTATCAGTAGACTCACAGGGATAAGACCCGAACAGGTCGCTAGAGCAACCAAGGATGAAGTTCTATGGTACGGAAGGAGCATCTCAGGGGAGTTCCTTAGGCAACTGGCGCCTTCCGTCTCAAGCTCCCGGTTATCACGGTTTGATACTACATGTGATCCAAAAGCTATTCATACTGTCACCAAGGCCCGTGGCTCGATGGGATTACTAGGCACGTTCTCGTGAGTCTTTCTCGAACGTCCCAGGCCACGGGTCGTGAGTTCGAATCTCACTGAAAAATCCTTGCATCGTTACACCTGGGGCTGGTAAGAGCCTCCTGGGATTTTCGTAGGCCTGTATCTTCGGATGCAGGCCGAGCTTTTTGGAAATATGCGTAACTGACTGTTTTTTGGCTCTTAGGTAGGTGCTCATCGACCTGTCTAGGAAAGAGAAAATGTGATTTCCCTTCGCATAGGAAGGACATTGTTTCTAAGAACCCTACTAGGTAGGGTCTCCTTGTGGCGAGGACAATGGGAACGAACCGGTGAAACCTATCGACAATTCAATGGTCTCCCGAAAATCCAGTCCTATGACAGGGGCCCTTGTTTACGGAGATGTAGATTCTTAGACACGGCCAAGGTCCCGGAAGAAAGCAACAGCAATCCCCATTGCCGCAATTGCAAACCCGACATTCGTCCACTGCGCCGCTCGCACACCGTACAGAAAGCCCGGCGAGCCCACAAAGCCACCGACGGCCATCTCGGGCCCCTGAGCGCTCGTCTGGATCGCGGTCGCAATCGCGTGCCCTAACGCGCGACCAACGTTGTTGGAGCTCTGCAATAGCCCACTACCCAAACACTGGTCGGTGGAAGGGAGACTGTCAGCTATGAGCAGGTTGATTACGAGCCAAACGATCTCGATACTCAAGCATAGACACATGGCGGGGAAGCCGTAGGCCCAGTATAAAGTCTGGGGCGGGATCGCGGGGATAGCCATGATGAACGGGGATGCGATGCCGCAGTCcaggccgaagacgaggatgtcaAAGGCACGGATGCGGGAGAGAGCCGGAGAGACGACAAAAGAAATGAGGACTATGTTATTCGTCAGTGAAGAGTAGCCCGACTCCCTTTCCTCTCGTGGGGGTCAAGCAGAATCCCTTACGGCCAGCGATACCGGCAGGCAGGAAACGCAGAGTAGTGTCGAGTTCGCTGAGAGCGAGGTAGTCCTGATAGCTATGGTCATGTATCATTATATCAGTGACTCCGAAACCCCCGCTACGAAGACTGGACCTAAGGAAAAACTCACAAAAAGTGGCAAAGACCAAGAAGCTGTTAAACGAAGCGTAAAAAGAGGCAACTAGCACGAACAGTGCCGAGAACTGAAGGTTCTTGAACATGGAAATCCGCAGCAACGGTTCCCTCGCCGGGTCTTtctcgaggcggcgctgccAGAAACAGAACCCAACCAGCAGCACAACAGATGCAGCGATGAGCGGCGGGATGCAGGGTGTCGACCAGCCGATCACGTTGGCCTGGGTGAAGGCCGCAAGCAGTAGCACCAGGCTGCATGACACAAGAGCGCCTCCAGTCCAATCAACAGACCTGGTACGGGTTTCCTCGCCACCGTTTTCCGCTGATGTGCTGGCGGAAGGAGAGGACCGAAGATGGGGCGTGTCGGTGATGAAGTAGGCGATCGCAGTAGTGACCCCAGCCAGCATCGCAGGAATCCAGAACACCCACTGCCATGATAGCAGGCCGCCAATCACACCACCAAAGATGTTTCCCAGGACAGACCCAAcggaggcgacggccgagatgcAAACATACGCGTTGTTGCGGGCCTTGCCACGGGGGAAGGTCGACGCGATGATTTCGATGTCCGATGGGATTAGGGCGGCGCCACTCATACCCTACAGAAACCGAACGATGTGAAAGGGGACCTCCTACCGGGTGAAGGGCAGGCACAGGTCGGAGATAGTGAAGAGGACAGACCCGAGGAGGTAGACGAGCCCGCGGCCATagacgtcggcgagccggCCCCAGAGCAGCATCAGGCTACCCGTTGAGATGTTGTAGATGGAGACGACGATTTTCTGGCGTGCAGGCGGGATGCCGATCTCTTACGATATAGAAGGTAGCAGGATCACGACTGACTGCACGTTGAGCACCTGTTTTCaagcggaggaggagcgtTAGTTCTGCGTTTGACACTTGGCTCACCATTACGGCGGAATACGAACAGTGAGTAGACCGGTGGTGGATATCACGGCAGTGAGGAGTATGCTTCTCGACTTGGATAACTTGGGGTAGCCCCCAGtaacctcgtcgtcggcatcgttgCGGCTCGCTGCAGCTCGGAGCTCCTTAGAACCGGCATCGGCCCCGGGATCGGCAACAATCGGCGCAGGGATGTCGCCCCTTACAGTGAAGGGACGAAACGGGAACACACGGCCGGACATGCTCACCCGCTGCTGCATGTGTATCCCGCCAGTAGATGCGTGTGGGAAAAGGAGATGTCTGACGCCACCAACGGTCAACGAACGAGCGTCTTTCTCCAGCGCGAAAGATACAAGACGCGAACAGCTCAGCGGCAATGGAAGTGGGCGAGAGAAATGAACAAGAGATGATTTGGAAATGCGGGATAGTCGATACACGCGGGGCAGGCCGACAGCGTGTTGGTTTGCAATTCAGCTTCTCGGGCGAGCCCAGCTATTGCGTGATGGCCAGGACGCCTCGCGGAAGCAGGTCGGTTTACTTGGCACCTACAGCTATGGAAGTAAAGACCCTGGAATACGACTTGGCGGCTCAAGGGTATAGACCACGTCATATTTCACATGGCTGTTCGTACAATTACAGCAATGGCACCGTTGACGGGCTTCCTTTTGCGTCGGTTCACGATCTTGCTAAAGCCAAGGCGTTACGCAGGGGTAAACATCATCCACATACTTGACGTGGACGTCGTGCTTGATCCATCTCCTGGCTGCGTCGCAATCTCGGAACTGCCCTCTGCTCTGTCCAGTAGCCTTGTGGAAGTCCTACTGCTTTCCTCTGACCCAGAGTCTCGTTGTGCTCTGCAAAGAGCGATCTTTCAAGGACGATGCGGTCGTAGGATTACTGTCGAGGGTTCCTTGCTTCCTGAGCTTCGAGTTGTTAACTTACAACCCCTCAAGGAGAAAGAATTCACAAGTACCTAGTGGGTCGTAGGGATCTGTAATCGAGTTTTGACCTTGCCCTTCTGGTTAGTCGCCGAGAGCGCCCCCGAGAGCGCCCTCTTGATAGTTTAAAATGGAACTTTTGCTCGGCAAACTTTGGGACGAGTCGGATTTGGATCCTTGGCTACGCTGGCCATTAACGTAACAAAGTAGGACTCTTGCGGGGGGGCTGACTGTGAGGGACCCAGATGCAAACCAAGTTTTAGTAGTCTTTCTGGGAAGTGAAAAGGGTACCGGCCTACAAAAATGATGTCGTTCAGCTGCTTCCATATACGAGCCGAGGAGCTTACggcctttttttttcattttttttttttttcaaaTTCAACAGAGCGCTTGGTAATTTTAGTGTGCAGTCCCCTTCATTGAAGACGAGCAGGTGATTCCGGAGCCAGTGGAAGACCCAAATGTGCATTCGTGCCGCAACGCAGAGTGGCATAGCATAGTTTGCGCCGGAACCCGTAAAAGGGTCCAGAGATGGGTCCCTGCAGGACTGGGAAAGCAACTTACCAAGCCGTGTGAGCACAACACTGCATGTGCCAGAACATCCCTGAGAATGGGTGGGTAAAATGCTCGGGGATGTTGGTACCGGATTCCCGCTCCGGAATGCCTCCACTTTGGATAGTCCCATCCGATCACAGTGCCCACTTTACTTCGGACCTGTCCGGCTTTGGCACACCCCAACCATAACCACTTTGGTGGACTGACGGGAATGCACCAATTCGTTGATCAAACACGCCGATGGCGAAATTGTTGTGGCGGCCACTGAACCATGGGACGCCATTGCTCGAGATTCTTCAGGTGAGCCCGAAGGAGCAAGGTCTCGTCGACTCTGTCGACTCAAGGTCTCCGTTTTCCGGTCTCCATGTCAAGTCCATTGATGTTGATAGGGGCCAATTCTTGAGACAAGATGGTTGTCTATACCATGAGATGAATGGTGGGCTGTAACTTCGTGACAAGATCATGTAAGTCGATAAAGCCATTCTCGCCAAGTGTGTGGTGTATTGCTCTTTGCTTCGCAGAAGTGTATTGCCCATCACAGGGAACAGCAGTGTAACGTTCCTCAAAAATAAGGGTGGAGCTATACCGGTTGACACCTAAAGGGTGATGAGTCGGTTCAGCATTGCCGGTGTAATTGGTGATGAACGTATCAAGTTGGCACACCCGGAAATGCAAGTAGTCGGAGTGCTGATAGATAGATGACTGGCAGGCTCTCTCATTTCAGCATTACTACATTTATTCCCAACAGCGATATACCGCTTACTCGAAGCGTCCAGAGGACTTATCTTCGTCTCaaaaaacccccaaaaaATCTCTTCGCAATTCCCGTAACCATCGGCGTTCCTCGCCCGTCACTTAGAACTGTTGACTGAACCCACATGGCAGGTGGTAAAATTGATCTAGAAGGGATGTACAAACGAGGGTTCGAACTGCCCAAAACCAAAATCAAGTGGACCTATGGCACCTCGAGGGACACAACGGCCTCTATATTTACCAGGCACTTTGAGCCAAACCAAGACCGTTGCGTCTGCACAATCATCACCGGGGGACACTGTCAGCGACTAGCCTAGCTTTGAACGACTTCGCCAACAAGGAGTCTTACTGGCGCCTCTTCCCTGCCGACAAATATGGGCGAGGATTCCGATCTGATCTCTCGCAGGGCCTGTTGGCAAAAGCGATGACCAATAGATTGTCGCTTACGCCTCGTCCCGACACTTTCGAGAGCCTCCAGTCAGATCTTGAGAAGCGACGCCGCATCTTCGATAGCCAGCTTCGCACgatcatcaccaccatcagAAGCGACGTTGGCAACAGATCTCGATATCATCGTGTCGACCACCGACtgttgtcctcgtcgccccAGTGGCGGATATCGCACCGAAACGAAAGAAGTAATAT
Protein-coding regions in this window:
- a CDS encoding Beta-chimaerin yields the protein MADLRSPSDDNLPSHNEQQRDRTNSMSLGITDTASAPPQNGGATAPNGAAPAGAETTSAPAADVSRQVQDVLSSDIGVATMLNQLKASIASAKEFALFLKKRSHIEESHASSLKKLSRISQETMHQPDHRQGTFAQAYSEMMYIHERMAENGTQFAQSLQQMHDDLLELAAVAERSRKGWKANGLAAEHRVSDLEAAMRKSKAKYDSLAEEYDRARTGDTSRNSGKMFSLKSKSGPQHEEDLLRKAQAADQDYQAKVQTLQSEKAELIARTRPEAISALQDLIKETDSALALQMQKFASFNEKLLLSNGLSISPIKGQSSGGPRSLREAVMAINNEKDLHDYLTSHHSKVANNNGEVKYEKNPILATARHPAMGHQPNPSVSNVPQMTPSGPSQQQQQQQQQREMPPPARPSGPPQPAESPRDFVPPNMPAAQQQRPSSQQQHQQPLPPQTQQHGRSFSTNNMLNQPSQQQQFQSNRNSGVMTSRYNGSISSQGPPQLGALPFQTSQSPPPQQQQQQPPPPPPPQQQQQQQQSQYQPPQQLRQNNPAQQYPPQGPPPGAGGFPPHHSRQSPPVGPPGPSSNAARPVFGLSLTRLYERDSLPVPMVVYQCIQAVDLYGLGVEGIYRQSGSLTHINKLKTMFDTDSSNPLLDFRNPENFYHDVNSVTGLLKQFLRDLPNPLLTTEHHSELIEAAKIEDDIIRRDSLHAIINSLPDPNYATLRSLTLHLHRVMENSHVNRMNSHNLSVIFGPTVMGTDPSTSIADAGWQIKVVDTILQNTYEIFDDE
- a CDS encoding Drug resistance protein, with protein sequence MQQRVSMSGRVFPFRPFTVRGDIPAPIVADPGADAGSKELRAAASRNDADDEVTGGYPKLSKSRSILLTAVISTTGLLTGMSGAALIPSDIEIIASTFPRGKARNNAYVCISAVASVGSVLGNIFGGVIGGLLSWQWVFWIPAMLAGVTTAIAYFITDTPHLRSSPSASTSAENGGEETRTRSVDWTGGALVSCSLVLLLAAFTQANVIGWSTPCIPPLIAASVVLLVGFCFWQRRLEKDPAREPLLRISMFKNLQFSALYQDYLALSELDTTLRFLPAGIAGLLISFVVSPALSRIRAFDILVFGLDCGIASPFIMAIPAIPPQTLYWAYGFPAMCLCLSIEIVWLVINLLIADSLPSTDQCLGSGLLQSSNNVGRALGHAIATAIQTSAQGPEMAVGGFVGSPGFLYGVRAAQWTNVGFAIAAMGIAVAFFRDLGRV